aacaaGGAAAAACAAGATTGAAGGTGTTTGGTTATGAGAAGACTGACCTATTACCCTTAATCTTGAACCAAGCCTCTGCACAATTCTTGTGAGCAGCAGCAAGATCATCTTTACAAGAACAACCCAATTCAATTGGAACACCAGATTCATTATTCCCATCATCACCTTCCAAACCAAGGTGGCAAATCCTGCAATCCCTACTCTCAACTTTATTGTTTGTGGCCAAATGCACCTTAATCTCAGGTACCCCactttcaatttcaatctcaactgaacaatcatcatcatcaccatctgcAACATTTGAGGCTCCACCATAGGAGCAGCAATCTTCATCGTAGGATCCACCACCATTTGTGGAGTAGAAATGGGAGTAGCATGAGCCTCCATCATCAGCATCAGAGAAGCATAGACTAATGTCACTCCCAGTCACTGAgctatggtggtggtggtggtggtggaggattCTTCCTTGTTCCAAATCCACATGAGACATTTGAATACTTGACATTGAAAACAGAAACAGAACAGAAGCAAAGGTTGGTTCTTTGTTCTTGAGAAGTTGAAACTGAGAATGGGAAATCCCAAAGTTTGAAGCTTTTGGGGTTTAAGTACCCTCTTGTACTTAAAGactaaaagaagaatagaaaagttGAAAGGGGgagtattattgttgttaataatattattataaagaaTTGCGGAGAAGAATTGGATTAGATAAGGTTTTTGGTTACAACCCCATTAATGCATGGTTCCAAAAGTGTGAAGTTTTTGGAACAGGTTGAGGAAAGTTCCATCCTTTGATGGGTGCAGCAGagtgaagagagaaagagagagaaaacagAAACACAAAGACACACACAATGGTGTAAGAGAGACACAGAGTCTTTGCTCTTGGCTGAAGACACGGACAGTGACACTGCAAACAAGAACAGAAAACgtgcagagagagagagagatgcaTAGATAATGAAGAAGAGGCTTTGTGGGGGAGGAGAGAGAGGGGGccatggaaaataaaaaaaatatgagcaAGACAAGAACAAAAATCGgatttctttttaataaaatataaaacaattttACTTCCTATTattatttagagaaaaaatcCTAAACAGCAGTGATAATTACTTCGAAAAATAACAAggtttttgattaaaaaaaatactcaattcgatctttgagttttattttaaagagaTTGATTAGCTTATCCACTAAAAAAAGTCAATGTTATTTTTGTGGTACAGAGATTAATAAGTCCCAAAAAAAAGATATAGAATCgggttgaatatttttttttaatcaaaggTCTAGTAATCCTTTCGAAGTAATTATGAGAAATCGAGTGGGGTATTcactctattatttattatacagTCAAAATTAAGGTGCAGTCAACGTTacgtaaaattgataatttagagctattagatgaaaatttagtcaaattattcaaattatttaataattctcAACTATCAATTTTACATGAAGTTGACTGTACctgaatttttatcttattatatttttatgatttattatattattctgttttaaaaaaataataacttaaaataattaattttaaattaaaaaataaatatatttatattatttttaaattaaaaataatatgaataagtaaaaatattattttagtctaaactaattaaagtaataactctctttaatctttattttgGTATCTTGCACAGTTGTTATATGTTAACACTGGAAAAAAAGGtaaattaatcatatattttatgcagaatttttattttagtttatgtaTAAGAAGAATAACAAAAAGCACACCAATGTCATAATATCATGTGTTGGATTGTTGGAATGCTGTAAAAGAGCTTTATACACACTAATCATAGTAATGATAAAAAGGTATGTCACTGGAATAATAATGCtactaaataagtaaatataagGATAATAATACTTATTTGACAACTACATTTCCAATAACTACTAGTAATTAGAAGTGTTTTTTAGAAGATAGTTCTTGTATTTACAACACTATAATTAAGTGTATTGCATAAgagtaattataaaaaaaattctaaagttatcttatttaatttaatatttataattttatatatataaaacttataattatatgtttattttttttaattattcatttatttcagtaataattaaaaatacaaaataaaaaaattttgaacattaaaaaaaaagtaaaaaataaaagttatgaTTATCTTCTGTCTTCAAATTTTGATCACCAAACATTTTTGTTGCAAAATTATCCTTATAATTAATTGGGACAGAAAAATTTTGCAGTAATTTTTTCTTTGGGCTTCTGTGGGCTATATAGCCCCAAAGCTTGAAGCTcttttcatatatttattatactgAATGATTTATTCAATTAAATGTGATTCAcgaaaaaggaaattaaatgtGATTGAATTCTTAAACAATGGCTCATTTATTTCACCTACAGATCCTAGTTTGGCATATGGTTCAAGACTTCAAGGAATTGCAAtcggtatttattttttaaaaaatgaagtcaaaattattaaagaatacatgaatttatttatttactatttaattcaCTGTAATTCATAATATATCAAACTTTTTATCTTGCCACTTAAATCATCAACTTggttacaaatttaataaattttcatataacaacaataataatagagGGGAGAAAATTAAAGGAACTTGGGATTGAACATGTGGCTTATATTAATTTGAATACGATCTACACGGCTATGAATGCATGCCACAAAAAGTAAGAAGCTGAACCATATGTTGTTTTCATATCATACACACACTATACGAATTATTAAGTTTTGCTCAATGTTCATTGAAATTTCATCATCATAATAAGAGAGGAAACCATGTGAAAAGAAAGCATTATTTACTTACCATTCACCTTAATACGAATTGCTAAGCAATTtctgagaaagagagagagaggaagagggggGTTTCGAAAATCAAGATGCATATGTTCAATGATGCATCGCACACATTTTCACAGGATTTGCAAGATAAAATACATTTATGATATGATTGTTTAACGCGTTTAAGATTTTcattagttaatatataatttgacaCATCCAAGCTTCATTATTATTGTAAGTTTTGATGCGTCTACctacttctttattttatttgatatttgttttgaattttgatcatcaaccatatctttttattcaCCTTGTTGTTATTGCATGTCTTAGTGCTTTACTTatctaaataaagaaaatttgtCTTAATGTTTTGAACTGACTAGACTCTCCTAATTTGACTGCTTGATATAACACATGTTCAACTTAAAAGAGTAATTAATGGTATTACAATGAATTTAGTACTCCATTATTATGGAGGGTAATTCAATAAAATGGGTTCAGCTTAAAGATTAAAACCAGATATCGCATGTCTCTGCTACCAAATGATTACTTATAACAAATCCTAGTGATAAGAAAATCAGAAGGAAGATTTGATCACTTGCAGCACAGATCTAATTCATTGATGGGTATTAggctaattttttgtttggtgACTTGAccattaaagaaagaaaaatgaaagacaaaaggaaaaagagagagacAATCGACAACAAAGGAGGCTAAGAGCCTAATGCAGCagcatctttttttttaactctCTCTGAGATTAAGAGGAGCAGTACCGAGGACACTTTCTTGATCTGTCCCACACACCTAAATATCATCATGTGTTAGCGTGTGTTCAaccttattcttaatatatattcttgaaatgagtttagaaatagtatatattatattttaaatactttatatcataaagaaaacattaaaaataattaaaaattaatttatattttaatatcagtaaaatatcaaaatactattacaatttatttaaaaaaaactttatattttatatatatattgtgtccCCATGTcttataagaattttaaatttgcgTGTCTCGTGTCGTATCATGTCCTATGTCTGTGTCAGTGTTCATGCATCATAGAGTAGCGCACAATATCTCTGTTTTTAGAGATTAGAAGAAGCTATTACTTGAGCTATAAATGAGAAAAATCAGTTTATCAAAAGACCAAAGATAAAAGAGACTGAAAATGGCATTGTTTCTTTGTCTCTATATCCACCAGAGAGTTGTTGAGAAAAGTGCCTCAGATATCCTAATATTTCTAATTATCCAATCTTTTAAGTTAGAAGAAATagaatttctaaaaaaagaGAGGCCTAATTTATGCTAAATAATATTGACATGATTACAATTCTTTATACAATGAACTATCGTTTCTGCTTTCTTATTACAGGAAAGACACAAATTTGGAATAGCAAGACCACATTGAGCTCAAAAAACAACAGTAGACAAAGCATCATGCatacataaacaaataaaaaacttgATCTTTTTAGGAATCTTTAGCCGCCATATCCAATTCCAACTGGTATTCTAACCAATCAAACTTCGACTTAGCTAACCAATCATACCATCTTTTGGAAGAATAAATTTCCATAGAATTTCAAAACCAACTTAGAGTTAAATCGTCTTGCTTATTAGGATCGAAGCTAGAGATATTCATCTTAAGATTTTTAGTGAGAGAAGTATAACAATCACTCAGATGCCATTGAGAATTTTTTCAAAGATTAGTAATTGTAAAGTTTGAATCGGTGATGTGCACAAAAGGAATATTCTCAGCAAGATTCTCAATTGATTTCTACTTGTCAAACTAAAAAGACTGATCCAAAGGGCAATGCGCCAAAAATATTCATCTTTAAGattctcaaaattttaaataatgatgCGTCAAATGTGAGAAGGATTCTTAGTATTAGATGCTGACTAAAGAAAGGAAGAggaaaaatacttaaaaaggaTCATTTGAACCCAAATTTTATCTTGGTAGTGGTGTATTTTTCAAATCAACTTTTCAAGTAAAGAAATAGTAATACAATGAACATCTCTAATCCCTAAACCTCCATACTTTTTAGGAGTCATAACATTCTTTTGGCTAACCAGACTAAGAACATGGCCATTAAAAAAATCCTTCCATAAAAATTGCCTCATGACAGAATTAATCTTGTTGCACATATAattaggaaagagaaaaatttgCATCTGATATATGGAAAGAAACAAAACCACAGACTTAATGAGGTATATCCTGCCAACTCTATTAAGTAATTTGTCTTTTCAATCCGCAAGCTTGGAACTGATTTTGTCAAGGACACTTTGAAATATAGATCGACTTACTCTTTGGTGACTGAGATTCACCCCTAAATAGCGATCGAGATTCTGCGTGAATCTAATAGAAGAAATGCCTGTAAATAACTCCCTTCTTGTATTAGACACACTTTTAGAGCAAAGAGCTTTCGACTTCTCAATATTAACCTTCACATCCaaagcaaaacaaaagaaattaataacATTCATGATGAAATGAACTTAAGTCTTAGATGCTTTACAAAAAAGCAAGAGATCATCTACAGACATAACACGAGAGATGCATGGGCCCCCTTTAAAAATAGCCGTCGGCTTCTAAAGACAATTTGAAACTTGTTTGTTGATAAAGCAAGCAAGCCACCCCATgaacaaaacaaataaataggGAGACATTGGGTCTTCTTGTCTGAGACCTCTATAAGAAGAAAAACTAGGGGTGTTCACGGGTCGGATTGGATCGGATAAGGCATTTTTTGAGAACAGAACCGAACTAATCCAAACTGATTAATCCCAGATTGAATTGGTTCGAGTGATCGGGTATctatttaaatcttaaatttgaaaaaaattaaaaagaattcggagaaaaggaaaaaaatttcagcagcaaaatttaaaaatagatatgATCAATTTTAGCAAAgttaaaataaatcatattcATACTCAGATTTTTTTAGATTCATAGAATATCATTCTTAAACCAACAGATTTACAGAAATTAATCAGCAAATTCACAAACAGACTCACAAAAAATCACTAATAACAGAAGAGAACATTAACCCTAAACCAACTGACTGACAAAATTTAATAATCATagtcacaaaaaataaaagagaacgaataaaaaatgaaaaagattgtTGAAGCACTGAAGTAGAAGAAGATTTTTGAAGCATTAAAGCAGAAGAAGAGTCGATGGTGAAAACGACGCTAACGGAGATGACGACGCTGCCAGAGAATACGATACTGGTGGAAACGACGATGCTGCTGACAGAGACGATGCTGACTCCAATAAACATGCTGATGGAGATGATGATGGAGAGGAAGCTGCTATGAGGAAGTTGCCGCCGATTTGCGAGGGTGAGTAACGGTGAAAAAGCTTTACTAGAATTCTTCTTTTGGGAGAGAAATACGATGGGTATGGGTGGGAACTGGGGAGGCTGCAATGGATTTAGAGTTAGGTTAATAATCaataaaagttatatatattttaaatttatatcttttttaatttaattaatacgGATTGGTTTTGGTTCCGCACCCCCAAAATCATTACCTGAGCTAATTATTAGAGAGTATCATTAGTTCGGTTCGGGTTGTATCTGATTACCCATTAGTTTCAGAAGtaatttaattggtttggttcgaATTTGGATGGGTAATCGAGTACCCGATACCCGTAAACAACCCTAAGAGAAACCATCCAGCTTGGACCCATTTCACATAATAGATAGAGAAGAGGACCAAACACAAAGCATAATGAGCCAAATGGTAGAagaaagaaatctaaaaatcaCTAAGGTGTGCTCCAAAAATCTCCAATTAACTCTATCATATGCTTTCTCAAGGTCAATCTTGAATGCTAAAGTTCCCTTCTTGGATTTAGTTTTCTTCATAAAATGAAGAACTTCTTGGGTGATGATAATATCGTCTGTAGTTTCTCTTCTCAAAATAAAGCCACCCTAAGATGATTAATAATGACATTGGTAttaatcttataaaaaaatattgcatAATGGGCCTAAACTCCTTAAAATGAGTAGGAGAGGAGACTTTGGGAATCAACACAATAAGGTCTCTAaaagagaatgatgaaaaggAATACTTCGAAAGGCATTATTAACTAAAGACCAAATGTCATAATGTACCACACTCCAATTTCTTATAGAAAGCAACTTGAAACCCATCAAGACCAGGAGCCTCTAGAAGGCTCATGCTACAAAGAGTTGCTTTAACCTCTTTTATAGTAACTAGCGCAGTAAGATTCGCATAGGCCTCTCTACTCAAAAAAGGTAAAAGATAGTCTCCTAAGATATATAAATTAACATCCACCATTGAGCAAAAAGGAAATTGAAAGAAAGATCTTGCTTCTTGTTGAAGAATGATGTTATCGATTTTTCAACTCTCATCATTAAGAAATATGCCATGGATTTTATTCCTCTTTTTTCAGACCAAAGTTTTGAGATGGAAAAATTGTTTCTATCACCAAACTTAACCTATTGTTCTATAGATTTCTGCACCCAAAAAAGTCCTTTCTATAATAACACAGTATTATATTGTTCGAGCAtttctttctctttgattcTCAAAGAAAGAATACCCATAACCTCCAACATTTTTTGAATGAgattaatatgattttttaacttGTGCATCTTAGCAAAGATATTGCcgaaaaattttgaattgaacTCCAAAGAGCACTTCTAGATATCTTTCAAACAATTAATAATAGAAGGGGAACTACACTTCCAAGCTTGCTGCACTATGCCTTGGTAAGAAGGGTGAGTAGTCCAAGCAACTTAGAATCTAAAAGGTCTCTCCCTTTTTGGTTGAGGCATAGCTAAGGAGCACAAAAGGATAGACAATGATTAGAATGAAAACGACAAAGGACTTCAGAAAAATTAAAGCTTCGAAAAAGATACTATACCAagcaaaattagaaataatcCGATCTAGTCTTTTGGCAATGTTTCTAATCCCTAAATTCTACGATACCAAGTAAAAGACCTTCCAAAACTAGGAATCTCTAAAAGATCACAATAATCCATCGTCTGGACAAATTGATTAACATGAGAATTATAAAAACTACCTCCTGTTACGTTTATAGGTGACattatttcattaaaattttcaagTAAAATCCAAGGGCTATTACGGTTGTCAGCTATATATTGAATGTGCTCCAAAAGAAAGGCATGAGATGCAGGTGCTGCATAACTACTTTGAGTTACCAACATTAACGTTTATAGTTAAACACTGttcaaaaactctaaaaatttgACAATTGAAAGAATTATTAGATGAAAGAAATAATATACCACCCTTGTGGCCACTAGCCTCCACAATACCCACAGCAAAATAACCAAGATTATTCCAAAAACGTTGCATATTAGCAAAAGAAATATGAGTTTCAactaaaatcagaaaaaaaaaggtgaacatttttttattaactgcTTACAATAAACTCCAGTCATTTTATTAGAAGCTCCTCTAAcatttgaaactaaaatattaaagacaCTATCCatagaaaaaataacaaaaaaggaGAAAACTTTATAGTTAACATGGGCCTAAGTTTTGATGCTTCCTTTACGCCATTTGAACAGTCACCCTCACACCCCCACATTGATTACTTAAATGCCCATTTTAGGAACTGAGCAAACTAGCAGCGATGGTGAATTCTTTAAGGAAGGAGGTTTTCAATGTTTGTACTTGTTATTAGTGATGGGTGTTACCTAGTTAGGTTGAGTAGCATCCCCAACCTATCTCTTCCAAAAGCTGATATAGAGAAATTATCATGTGAGAAAGAGATATTATTCTTCGAGGAAGAGGTTGGTCCCTTGAAGTGGCTTTGTTTACaagtttaaaactaaatttagaGTCCTGAATTGTCAAAGCAACACCAACATGAAAAAGGATCTTAGACCCATTccttgaagaagaggaagttgAGTTTTGTTGCATGGTGGTCTCCCTTACTTTGGTCCACCTTAGTTTTTTCTTTATGCTTTACTTCAACCTAACCCTCATTACTTGCAAGCAATCACTCACGTTAAATGCATCCAGATTCTCCACTGCAATCTTCTCCAAAATCATTTTGTCTACAATTTTCTCCAAATTTAAATCAACATTATTAGAATCTTGATTCTTTCCAAATTCAAAGACAGGTATCGGATTTGGCTGCCATCACCATC
This sequence is a window from Arachis duranensis cultivar V14167 chromosome 2, aradu.V14167.gnm2.J7QH, whole genome shotgun sequence. Protein-coding genes within it:
- the LOC107474987 gene encoding uncharacterized protein LOC107474987 (The sequence of the model RefSeq protein was modified relative to this genomic sequence to represent the inferred CDS: added 175 bases not found in genome assembly); this translates as MSSIQMSHVDLEQGRILHHHHHHHSSVTGSDISLCFSDADDGGSCYSHFYSTNGGGSYDEDCCSYGGASNVADGDDDDCSVEIEIESGVPEIKVHLATNNKVESRDCRICHLGLEGDDGNNESGVPIELGCSCKDDLAAAHKNCAEAWFKIKGNRTCEICHTIARNVYSASEDTTEALSDTNNNNISVTVGSAASTTISAPSSSSSETRRFWHGHRFLNFLLACMVFAFV